The Cotesia glomerata isolate CgM1 unplaced genomic scaffold, MPM_Cglom_v2.3 scaffold_716, whole genome shotgun sequence region TGAAGACAAAATTGAtcccagaaaaaaatttatgcgtTTAATGGAATGGGGTGCAGATATCAATGCgaacactgataaaaaaattgacttgactcaagagccaaactcttgaaccaagaattccattttgaagaaaaatattttcttgagtcaagagaataaattcttgactcaagaaaattttcttagatcaagaataatttcttagctcaagaatttattctcttgacttaagaatatcattttcttcaaaatggtattcttggtccaagagtttggctcttgagtcaagtcaatttttttatcagtgaagGAAAGCATAAATGGTGATACACCTCTGCATATTACTGTAAGAACAAAGAATTACGAGTTGGCTGAATGGCTGTGCCAGCGACCTCAAGTAAACATAGAAGCTCTCAACTACGCTCAGCAGACTCCATACCATCGCGCTTACAAGTGTAATGACGCTAAGATGATGACCATTTTACAAGAAAACAAGATCAACAAGATCCATATGATTCCAGACATCATTATATCTTCCAATGGTGGCCGAGGTAGTGATATGTAACTATTCAATTGTATTGGTATATGCAACatgaaaaaatagttttagagaatttttatgatattttgtaTGTAAGCTAAATATTGTcataagttaaaaataaaaattaatacttagATTAAGAATATAGTGGAAAAAGATAAGTGATGAAATTAAGATCAATAATAAGATGATGTACAGCTAATTAACCAAAGAAATTGATGGGCATTTCATATCGTACATTGGCAAATGTATGtataaagttataataaataagttttcAAATTCAACAAGATTTCAAGGAGTATAGTtgatgttattaaatttaaataaaaaatagggtACGTGGTTATTCGTATTATTTTTGGATTAAAGAATTCCACTTTCGTGATTGTTGTCCATAAACACTCGAATTTATTATCATGTCTGTCGATTCGCTGGCAGCTTCCCGAAAAATGTGTAACGGTACTAGAATTAGATGATCATGTGAAACTAGAAACTAAATCGATAGTTGACTTTTTTACAACATTTAAATGAGACTATAAATACTATTTACAGAATCGCACTTTTTATATCGAAACATGATATCAGTTGTCTTGCGAGAGACGCGAATATAATGCCATCTAGCATAGTTGAGCTGAAACATCACTTCCTTTCAAAATTCTAGAAACTAAGAGCCTACATCAAAGAACTTTTTCTAGTGTGAACTT contains the following coding sequences:
- the LOC123274764 gene encoding uncharacterized protein LOC123274764 produces the protein MSANIYAREQKTENYLLHIAVNKRNYELAEWFYRESSVIGGAINYMLQTLYHLAYYTHGGKKMNLLTIRTNGAACDDPMNGETSDDELKESINGDTPLHITVRTKNYELAEWLCQRPQVNIEALNYAQQTPYHRAYKCNDAKMMTILQENKINKIHMIPDIIISSNGGRGSDM